Proteins encoded within one genomic window of Elusimicrobiota bacterium:
- a CDS encoding SagB/ThcOx family dehydrogenase, whose amino-acid sequence MNIKKVVMWSSGYVFKCFLLTHLLTYSLTHCLYSEEKMIQLPQPKLKGTISLEETIFKRRSVRNFQNKKLTPEQISQLLWSAQGLTSKMGFRSAPSAGAIYPVEIYFVSADGIFHYIPQGHKIEKLKDGDLRTQLSDAAYGQEFISDAGISVIICCDYEKIMARYSKRGIRYADMEAGHIAQNIHLQAVALGLGSVPVGAFLDTAVTNLLNLPKNLSPIYIIPVGYLK is encoded by the coding sequence ATGAATATAAAAAAAGTGGTTATGTGGTCAAGTGGTTATGTGTTTAAGTGTTTTTTACTTACTCACTTACTCACTTACTCACTTACTCACTGTCTTTATTCGGAGGAAAAAATGATACAACTACCACAACCAAAACTAAAAGGAACTATATCATTAGAAGAAACAATTTTCAAAAGACGCTCCGTAAGAAATTTTCAGAACAAAAAATTAACACCTGAACAAATTTCACAACTTTTATGGTCGGCACAAGGTCTCACATCAAAAATGGGATTCCGTTCAGCACCATCAGCAGGTGCAATATATCCAGTAGAAATTTATTTTGTATCTGCTGACGGAATTTTTCATTATATCCCGCAAGGACACAAAATAGAAAAACTGAAAGATGGCGATTTAAGAACTCAACTCTCTGATGCTGCATATGGGCAGGAATTTATATCCGATGCTGGTATTTCGGTAATCATCTGTTGTGATTACGAAAAAATTATGGCACGCTATAGCAAACGAGGAATTCGGTACGCAGATATGGAAGCAGGTCATATCGCACAAAATATTCATCTTCAAGCAGTCGCGTTAGGTTTAGGCTCTGTTCCCGTCGGCGCATTTTTAGATACCGCAGTTACAAATCTTTTGAATCTTCCTAAAAACCTTTCACCAATTTACATAATTCCCGTCGGCTACCTTAAATAA
- a CDS encoding TIGR00725 family protein gives MIIGIIGGNKCDKTIAKIAEEIGCEIAKRKHILICGGMGGVMEAACKGAKKTGGLTIGILPGKSKDEANAYIDIPIITAMSHARNAIIVRTADIIIAIDGEYGTLSEIGLAKAIDKMVVGIKTWDIPGIIKAHSVKELMKIIDKLK, from the coding sequence ATGATAATAGGTATTATCGGTGGGAATAAGTGTGATAAAACAATAGCGAAAATCGCAGAAGAAATTGGCTGTGAAATCGCAAAACGCAAACATATTCTTATCTGTGGCGGTATGGGTGGTGTGATGGAAGCAGCTTGTAAAGGTGCAAAAAAAACTGGTGGCTTAACTATCGGGATTCTGCCGGGTAAATCAAAAGATGAAGCAAATGCTTACATTGATATCCCTATAATAACAGCAATGAGCCATGCAAGAAACGCAATCATCGTAAGAACTGCAGATATAATTATTGCAATTGACGGTGAATACGGTACACTTTCAGAAATTGGGCTTGCAAAAGCGATAGATAAAATGGTGGTGGGAATAAAAACATGGGATATCCCTGGAATAATAAAAGCACATTCAGTAAAAGAACTTATGAAAATCATAGATAAACTAAAATGA
- a CDS encoding radical SAM protein — MTNFSALLYKCSICPRNCNVNRLKNELGFCKIGKNPKISAYNLHFGEEPPISGYNGSGTIFFTGCNLRCVFCQNYPISQLYHGNEVTVEKLSEIMLKLQNQNAHNINLVTPTHVIAQIAEAILLAKREGLKIPVVYNSGGYEKVETLKLLDGFIDIYMPDAKYSDDKIAEKYSDAKNYWDINKKALKEMYRQVGDLQIKNGVAVKGLLIRHLVLPDNIAGSKKVFEFIATELSKKTYLSIMAQYHPANRTDEFPELQRKITDKEYSQVLNRADEFGLTYGWRQEL; from the coding sequence ATGACAAACTTTTCAGCATTGCTTTACAAATGTTCTATTTGTCCGAGAAACTGTAATGTCAACCGCCTTAAAAACGAACTGGGCTTCTGTAAAATCGGTAAGAATCCGAAAATTTCTGCTTACAATTTACATTTTGGAGAAGAACCACCTATATCCGGCTATAACGGTTCCGGCACAATTTTCTTTACCGGCTGTAATTTAAGATGCGTTTTCTGTCAGAACTATCCAATCTCTCAACTTTATCACGGAAACGAAGTAACAGTTGAAAAACTATCAGAAATAATGCTGAAACTCCAAAACCAAAATGCACATAATATAAACCTTGTAACACCAACACATGTTATCGCCCAAATCGCAGAGGCAATTTTATTAGCAAAAAGAGAAGGACTGAAAATTCCTGTTGTCTACAATTCCGGTGGTTATGAAAAAGTAGAAACATTGAAGTTGCTGGATGGGTTTATAGACATCTATATGCCAGATGCGAAATATTCTGACGATAAAATTGCTGAAAAATATTCTGATGCCAAAAACTACTGGGACATAAATAAAAAGGCACTGAAAGAGATGTATCGTCAGGTTGGTGATTTACAAATAAAAAATGGTGTTGCTGTAAAAGGGCTTTTGATACGACATTTAGTTCTGCCTGATAATATCGCAGGTAGCAAAAAAGTGTTTGAATTTATCGCAACAGAGCTTTCTAAAAAAACTTATCTCTCAATTATGGCACAGTATCACCCTGCAAATAGAACCGATGAGTTCCCGGAATTACAACGAAAAATTACAGACAAAGAATACTCACAGGTTCTTAACCGGGCAGATGAATTCGGTTTAACTTACGGCTGGCGCCAGGAATTATGA
- the dtd gene encoding D-aminoacyl-tRNA deacylase — MKIVIQRVKKAAVSYHNIKEEIGKGLVVLVGFGKTDTEKDIDWTSDKILNLRIFADAQNKFNFSVADIKGEILVVSQFTLYGDCKKGRRPEFVSALEPEKANILYEKFVQQLQKSELTVKTGKFAADMLVEIHNDGPVTILLDTEQ, encoded by the coding sequence ATGAAAATAGTCATCCAGCGAGTAAAAAAAGCAGCAGTTTCATACCACAATATCAAAGAAGAGATCGGTAAAGGATTAGTTGTTCTTGTTGGATTCGGTAAAACTGATACTGAAAAAGATATTGATTGGACTTCGGATAAGATATTGAACCTACGGATTTTTGCAGACGCTCAAAATAAATTTAATTTTTCTGTGGCAGATATTAAAGGTGAAATTCTTGTGGTTTCGCAGTTCACACTTTATGGTGATTGTAAAAAAGGTAGACGACCGGAATTTGTCTCTGCGTTAGAACCTGAAAAAGCAAATATCTTGTATGAAAAATTTGTCCAGCAACTGCAAAAATCGGAACTAACTGTCAAAACCGGAAAGTTTGCAGCAGATATGCTTGTTGAAATCCATAACGACGGACCTGTAACAATTCTGTTGGATACCGAACAATGA
- the sppA gene encoding signal peptide peptidase SppA codes for MERNKLATFIAILFFISVILGCWLVFYQAPQVSKRKILGEGRVQILQDKIAVVNIYGPIRTATKSSEIFARDSDRIVKRLKKLNENPSIKAVVLRINSPGGTVAAVQEIYSEIIKLRKNKKVVVASFADIAASGGYYIASACDKIIAQPGTLTGSIGVILEIGNLSELMRKIGVKIEVIKSGKHKDIGNFAREMTAEEHKILQDLINDAYEQFLSAVISGRKLDELKARELADGRIFTGAQAKAVGLVDLLGGLEESIEEAKKLAKLKGDVKIISDLDQWERIFEFIPGRFEEKGFSKILPDMNVRFEYILE; via the coding sequence ATGGAACGAAATAAACTGGCTACATTTATAGCAATTTTGTTTTTTATATCGGTTATTCTGGGCTGCTGGCTTGTTTTCTATCAAGCACCACAAGTTTCTAAACGAAAAATTTTAGGTGAAGGAAGAGTCCAGATTTTACAGGATAAAATTGCAGTTGTGAATATCTACGGCCCTATCAGGACAGCAACAAAATCATCAGAAATTTTTGCACGTGATTCAGATAGAATTGTAAAACGGCTAAAAAAGTTGAACGAAAACCCGTCTATAAAAGCGGTTGTGTTAAGAATAAACTCGCCCGGCGGAACAGTTGCAGCAGTTCAGGAAATATATTCAGAAATAATAAAACTGCGTAAGAATAAAAAAGTCGTTGTTGCATCTTTTGCAGATATCGCGGCTTCTGGTGGATATTATATTGCATCAGCATGTGATAAAATTATTGCACAGCCGGGAACGCTTACCGGTTCAATCGGTGTAATTTTGGAAATTGGGAATCTATCGGAACTTATGCGAAAAATTGGCGTAAAAATTGAAGTAATTAAATCAGGTAAACATAAAGACATCGGAAATTTTGCCAGAGAGATGACTGCCGAAGAACATAAAATACTACAGGATTTAATCAACGATGCATATGAGCAGTTTTTATCCGCAGTGATTTCTGGTAGAAAACTTGATGAACTAAAAGCACGCGAACTGGCTGATGGCAGGATTTTTACAGGCGCACAAGCAAAAGCAGTCGGTCTTGTGGATTTGTTAGGTGGATTAGAGGAATCAATTGAAGAAGCAAAAAAACTCGCCAAACTCAAAGGTGATGTAAAAATAATATCGGATTTAGACCAGTGGGAACGAATTTTTGAGTTTATTCCAGGCAGGTTTGAAGAGAAAGGATTCTCAAAAATTTTGCCTGATATGAATGTGCGATTTGAATATATTTTGGAATAA